A DNA window from Luteolibacter luteus contains the following coding sequences:
- a CDS encoding tetratricopeptide repeat protein encodes MPNSRPGPTSRPDIVNRPRLTPGINPNPVTRPGIGTGTGGRPFNLTPVNPSNGGRAENVVNRQRQFQRNTLRPGGGIAKISRPIMRRPTERFLPGTAANIRSRPGWRNQWGNWGNWPSRRMMAGVATTRGFDATSIGRNYRRCLNWSYRPNYWGCRPWWASTACHSWHYGSWNYCWTPYWYRNNCWYYPRPWPGYSTYYYRPVSWGLVCWGLGSLAYDSGYYTYENPYTPEPYTYGDTVIRYEQPMSVTAAEYPTGDEAASDLAATRSAEALDRSRDSFLREDYLAALKEVDEAISYQPGDSAQHEYRALVLFALGKYDDAAGVLNPILASGPGWDRRTMIGLYRTEGAYLDQLAKLEAYVQASPGRPAPRFLLGYHYLVNGRLSDAEREFGEVTRLQPSDSIARQLRDLAKSSTTEDVEKQVDGTAPEAADSPAVESLSAGQLVGTWTSNRGENGTVVLSLREDGSFSWIYTHGEKKTDLSGTYEIDDRGLLVLSSEDAQMVGRATLPEAKKLTFVLEGGPEGDPGISFVQTP; translated from the coding sequence ATGCCGAACTCGCGGCCGGGGCCGACATCGCGACCGGACATCGTCAACAGACCGAGGCTCACCCCGGGCATCAACCCGAATCCAGTCACGCGTCCCGGCATCGGCACCGGTACCGGCGGACGCCCCTTCAATCTGACGCCAGTCAATCCAAGCAACGGAGGTCGGGCCGAGAATGTGGTAAACCGCCAGCGACAATTCCAACGGAACACCCTGCGTCCGGGCGGCGGCATCGCGAAAATTTCCCGGCCGATCATGCGACGCCCGACGGAGAGATTCCTGCCCGGAACCGCTGCGAATATCCGCTCCCGTCCCGGTTGGCGCAACCAGTGGGGAAACTGGGGTAACTGGCCTTCACGGCGCATGATGGCCGGAGTCGCCACGACACGAGGCTTTGATGCGACCTCGATCGGGAGGAATTACCGGCGCTGCCTGAACTGGAGCTATCGTCCGAATTACTGGGGCTGCCGCCCATGGTGGGCTTCCACGGCCTGCCACAGCTGGCACTACGGATCTTGGAACTATTGCTGGACGCCGTACTGGTACCGCAACAATTGCTGGTACTATCCGCGTCCTTGGCCCGGCTATTCGACCTACTATTACCGTCCGGTTTCCTGGGGTCTGGTGTGCTGGGGCCTCGGCAGCTTGGCCTACGACAGCGGCTACTACACTTACGAAAATCCTTATACGCCCGAACCCTACACCTACGGCGATACGGTGATTCGTTACGAGCAGCCGATGTCGGTGACTGCCGCGGAATATCCGACCGGCGACGAAGCTGCCAGCGATCTGGCAGCCACCCGCTCGGCGGAAGCGCTGGATCGTTCGCGCGACTCTTTCCTCCGCGAGGACTATCTGGCCGCACTGAAGGAAGTGGACGAAGCCATCTCCTACCAGCCGGGCGACAGTGCCCAGCATGAGTACCGGGCGCTGGTTCTTTTCGCGCTCGGGAAATATGACGATGCGGCGGGAGTACTGAACCCGATCCTTGCCTCGGGACCCGGTTGGGACCGGCGCACGATGATCGGCCTCTACCGGACGGAGGGCGCCTATCTCGATCAACTCGCGAAGCTGGAAGCCTACGTGCAGGCCAGCCCGGGCCGCCCGGCACCGCGCTTCCTGCTCGGCTACCACTATCTCGTGAACGGCCGTCTTTCCGACGCGGAGCGGGAGTTCGGCGAGGTGACCCGCCTGCAGCCATCCGATAGCATCGCGCGGCAATTGCGGGATCTCGCGAAGAGCTCGACGACGGAGGATGTCGAGAAGCAGGTGGACGGAACCGCGCCCGAAGCCGCGGACAGCCCGGCGGTGGAATCGCTTTCAGCGGGACAGCTGGTGGGAACCTGGACCAGCAACCGCGGCGAAAATGGCACCGTGGTGCTGAGCCTGCGTGAGGATGGCAGCTTCAGCTGGATCTACACTCACGGCGAGAAGAAGACCGACTTGAGCGGGACCTACGAGATCGATGACCGCGGCCTCCTGGTCCTGAGTTCCGAGGACGCACAGATGGTTGGCCGGGCCACCTTGCCCGAAGCGAAGAAGCTGACTTTCGTGCTGGAAGGAGGACCTGAGGGAGACCCGGGAATCAGCTTCGTCCAGACACCTTGA